DNA sequence from the Larus michahellis chromosome 20, bLarMic1.1, whole genome shotgun sequence genome:
gctgaaaagagaaaatcttcCCAGCGGTCATCAGAAGTCCTAAAGGAACTCCTGAAGGAATTGGACAAAGCGGCACATGGTGGGCATATCTCACTCTTAAGCACAAGGCTCGGGAAGCCGAGGTTTTAGCTGCCTGTGTGGACAAGCCGTAGCCTAgacagcaggaagggatggaTCAGAGCCTCCCTGCGGTGACACTCAATTTCACGCCTTGCAGGCGCTGGCGAGCTGCAGACAGAGACGGTCCAgagtctctgctgccaggtgtggtccaagctgagtgccagggacagctgctgccccagttagagcgttactcctcagagctgctctgggcagacgGTGGTGTCCAGCTGGCAGGAACTGGCGGGGCTCGCGTCTTGAGCGCGTGAGGAACTGGCCGAGGAGCTGATCCCAGAGAAGCCGTGAGAGGGCCAGCGCCCTCTCTGCAAGTCAACAGAGAGGAGAGTGGCCCTGGGTGGCAGAGAGGATGCGCAGGCAGCTTGGGGCCGCTGGGACCGGCAGAGTTGGCCAGggccggagcagccccagcttcACAGCCTGGTCCAGCCTCGTTGTTCTCCTTGATGTCTGAGGACTCTTGGGGACACCTCGGGCTCAGGGACAGGTGAAAGCTAGACACCCGGCTTGAGGCCGGACACCTAACTTGAAGGCCGCTCAAATGAAGGGCTGTGAATTCAGCCTCGGGTGGTTTACCTGTCTCTTGCCGGTTGTGTTTTAGGTAACTTGGGTGTGTTTTTCTGGTTCTTTTGGGGGACTGTGGGCTCTTGTGTGCACTGGTACCCGAAAAGTGTCTCGCCCTTGAATTTTTCTCCATGAAGGACACGTTGTTTGGCCTAGTGACTAGGTGCACCCCCAAATTCCCAGGCTTTGTGTCTAAGCGATACTCATGTATTTTGGGAAGTATCGCCTCCTGAAGACACCATGTTGCCCATGAGGAGCGGTTACTTCTATCTCGTTCAACTGGcctgctttcttttgaaagtgagggactgggggcctgtggagaaggaggcgcttcaggaaggaggcagtcGGGCAGCGCCAGTCTCTGATGAATCAACGAGGGCAATTCAATCAGCAGGCGTGCCAGGTAATTGCCGTCCCTCGGTCATCCAGCGTCCTGAATCAAAatccctgggtgtctgcaggctcTTCCCCTGGTGCCCGCTGCCGCACATCGTGTCAGCAGCCAAACTATCCAAAAGAAGCCAGGAAGGGCTCTCTGAGGATGACTGTCACCTCTGGGCTGTGGAGGTTATGGCCAGCAGTGTGCGCCTAACCCTCTCTGGATGCGGGGGGATGCTCACCGCCCACCACACCCAGTTCACCCGAGTTTCAGAACTTTGCCATTTTGGGAAGGAGGCCATCTGAGCCAGCCTCAGCAGATGATGGGAAATGCGGCTCTTAATGGAACGTACCTCCCGTAATAGCTGCACCCCAGAGCTTGCCGTGAGTCCCCCTAGGCACAACAGCGGGGGATCCCTCCTGTGACCTGAGGTCCAAAGGGCTGCACTGAGAGATGGGGCACGGCTTAGAGGGAACCTGCACCGTCCTTCTGCACCCTCTGTGCCTGGGCCATGCTGAGGCTTTACCTTTCTGGGATTTTTGGCAGTGCTGTCCAACCCCGGGGAAGCCCACCACGCTGGGATGGATGACTTTCTTCCAAAGAATGCAGGTACTGAGCAGTCTTGCAGGGGGCCAGAAGTGGGAGACAAGTCCTGAAAACTTGGGGCATGCAAGCGGTGCCCatgctgaagaaaaggcaaagggggagagggaggttggGGTGTCTCCCGAGAGGGCCTGACTCCATCCCTTCGgggtgtgggtgcttggctggggcgggagagctgggggcaagaggagaaagagaggctcCAGAGTGCACTGATTTGCGATGACTGTGGgggtttcctttgcttccaccgAAACCAAGGAGACGACGCAGCCCCAGGCTGTTCCCTCCTTCAGGGATGCTAACAAAGTGCGAAAGAACGTTCGCTGGCAATGTCAGACCTCCTGTGAGACTGCCAGTGGCGCGCAGGACACACTAACGTACGGAATTGTTCCCCCAGGTGTGGatggcaagagaaacacaaatgttGCGGATCCTAAAGACTTCCAAAAGTATTGCATAGAAGGCGCCATGGCGATCCTAGGCTCCATGCTGTTTGGGATGGGACTGTGTTGTGCGATCTGTCTGTGGAGGGTGAGGAAAAAGTAAGTTGTCATTGGGGGAGGTGCCGAACTTCTGTATTAGATGGCTGCTATTAGCCATGAAGCATTTAGAGGTAGGGTGTTCTGGAGTATTCAgggcctcagcagcctcctctctccacaggcgCCTCTCTGCAGCTTCACAAGCccagcccaaccccagcagctaccACTAGGACCCGGACAACAGCACCACCCATCCCAGCACCTCTGGGAAccggccccaaccccagcagccatcacctgtgcctgggaaactgtcccacctgccagggagcacccggGAACCGGCTTGCGACAGCCTGGACAGCCGCCCGGCCTTCCCAACCCAACGCCCGCCTTCCCCACTGCCCTGCTCGGCCAGACAACCCTTCGGGACCAGGCCAgcgccctccagcccctgcaggaACTGAAACCACCCGCCTGCCCCCCAAGACCATCGCCCTCGtcgtcctgcaagggtgccaggtGGCCTCGACAGCAGTACGGGTTTGGGCTGCCACTACACTCCGGAGTGACAGCTGCAGGGGTCAACcattctgatttcagcagaataaaGGCGTAGCCATAAATACAGACCAGTCATGCCATTGTccagtgtcctggttccagcggggatagggttaatttttcctggtattccatgccatgtgagccatgcccaccctgagctgctgggggagggggcaggaagtcaccgcttggagcgggctggggcgtcccgggtccggtaggtgagcggcggggagcggcggttctgtaatcgtgtttgtatatgtctctatccgtgttattgttgttttcttgttccctttgctgttctgttaaactgcctttgtctcaacccaagagtcttgcctttttcttctgattcttcctgtattgggaaggcccgagcgagcggcacgtggttctttgttgccgtctgaggctaaaccatgacagtcctttttggcgcccaacgtggggctcgaagggttgagataacgacagaattcaactagagcttggaaaaacgaatttgttgtatgcgtttattgtattaggcaaatagttgctggtcaccatgttgcctggtttgttctcatggctgtgttatgtgaattcctgtatggcttatgtactccttgcgatgatttttgttacttctgggagagggatgaggattatcattttgttgtcctgtgcaatatcggcttatgagatgataacatcacttgttagacagttactttggggcttttatgtggtgttgctgtcctctccgtaccttgggcatcgtctctcagaattgattaataattacacccagtctgtgggggaaacaggggggacactttccccaggtcttttgcctcccttttctccttcgggtcaggtatggcagcttttgagaattttgaatatccttgggatactcaaaccagcctggtcctattgttatgtctgctgaatgtgttccaggtcctgtttaaggttaaacagctatttaagactaccacccggagatctgctccgaggctggacagtcaggggtggcacggcctgtgggagaacatgggcaggtacctagagaacttctcacctccaatggtctgggaattcacccctgaacaattacaggaccctgataaagaggtagaatatttgaagggaaaatgctgtggctattctagagaggcacaactcaccgcactgtgctgggccctggccagtatctatcaggcactgctcagtattatgcagcaccctcagggggaagagatggagaccagaccagcagccactgcggctactgcaacccctgtggcagccactgccgctgaaccagggaaacaatctgtgccagtatcagttgcccccatacagaagaagaggtacacgaagaaatcagttcgcttagtaagagatgatgatgaacgagggtcatcacgagagcaggaggaagaggcagaaccagagataattactcgatccctatccttgagtgagctgcgggatatgcgaaaagatttcagccgactttcaggcgagcacattgtcacctggctgctccggcgctgggataacggggccagtagcctggaatcaGAGGGtagagaagccaggcagctgggatccctgtctagggaaggcggcattgacaaggcaattgggaagaagacccaagccctcagcctctggaaacgactcctgtcaggcgtgagggagaggtaccccttcagtgaggatgctgtatgtcaaccaagcaagtggactaccatggaaagaagtatccagtacctgagagaattagccatgggggagatgatttattatgactgggacgatgcagacttacccacagaccctgatgaggtgcaatgcacaaggcccatgtggcggtagtttgtacggagcgcaccatcgtcatatgccaactcactggcagtaatggaatggaaaggtgaagagggaccaatggtggatgaggtggctggccggctccggcgatatgaagaaagtctctcttccccccttgtctcagctgtggagaaactgtcgcggaaggtccagcaacttgaagagaatatctcctactccccacctgcacgggccagcgtctcagctattagaagcaggcatttccccactcaagagagagagtacagagggtacacaccacgaggcaccctgtggttctacctgcgtgaccacggagaggacatgaggaactgggatggacaacctacttcgatcctgcggacacgggtacaggagttgcaaggaaggacaaccacaaaaggggatccctccaggaaaagtgctgccccagtttccagtgggccattccccagacagagcagaaggcctgatcttgcttctgatcctcttgaaggaacttccaagtcatttctgcaagaagtgagtaatggatactatgaccagtattagaggggccctgcctccggccaggtggaggaaagggacaaccgggtttattggacggtgtggattcgatggcctggcacatcagacccacaggagtgtaaggctctagtggacacgggtgcacagtgtactttaataccatcaagctatagaggggcagaacccatttgtgtttctggggtaacagggggatcccaagagttgactgtactggaggcagaagtgagcctaactgggaatgagtggcaaaagcatcccattgtgactggcccagaggctccatgcatccttggcataggttacctcaggagagggtattttaaggacccaaaagggtactgttgggcctttggcatagctgccttggagacggaggaagttaaacagttgtctaccttgcctggtctctcagaggacccttctgttgtggggttgttgagggtcgaagaacagcaggtgcctattgctaccacaacggtgcatcggcggcaatatcgcactaaccgagactctctgattcccatccataagctgattcgtcaactagaggtgcAAGgggtgatcagcaagactcgctcaccctttaacagtcccatatggctgggtgaaaatctaatggagagtggaggctaactgtagactaccgtggcctgaatgaagtcacgccactgctgagcgctgccgtgccggacatgctagaactccagtacaaactggagtccaaggcagccaagtggtatgccacgattgatatcgctaatgcattcttctcaatccctttggcagcagagtgcaggccacagtttgctttcacttggaggggcgtccagtacacctggaatcgagcgccccaggggtggaaacacagccccaccatttgccatggactgatgcagactgcactggaacagggtgaagctccagaacatctgcagtacattgatgacatcattgtatggggaaacacagcagaagaagtttttgagaaagggagtaaaatagtccaaatccttctgaaagctggttttgccataaaacaaagtaaggtcaagggacctgcgcaggagatccattttttaggaataaaatggcaagatggacgcatcagattccaatggatgtgatcaacaaaatagcagctatgtctccaccaactagtaaaaaggaaacacaagctttcttaggcattgtgggtttttggagaatgcatatcccagattacagtctcactgtgagccctctgtatcaagtaacctgaaagaagaatgattttaaatggggtcctgagcaacaacaagcttttgaacaaatcaaacaggaaatagtccatgcagtggccctggggccagtccgggcaggacaagatgttaaaaatgtgctctacaccgcagccggggagaacggccctacctggagcctctggcagaaagcaccaggggagacccgaggtcgacccctggggttttggagtcgtggatccagaggatccgaagcccgctacactccaacagaaaaagagatattggcagcatatgaaggggttcgagctgcttcggaagtggttggtacagaagcacagctcctctcagcacctcgactgccggtgctcggttggatgttcaaagaaagggtccccaccacacatcatgcaactgatgctacatggagtaagtggattgcactgatcacgcagcgaacttgaatgggaaaccccagtcgcccaggaattctggaagtgatcgtggactggccagaaggcaaggatttcggaatgtcaccagaggaggaggtgatgcatgcggaagaggccccaccatataataaactgccagaaaatga
Encoded proteins:
- the LOC141733351 gene encoding uncharacterized protein LOC141733351 is translated as MAGGDGYPGSRLGSRADAQGDGMGPQRAKSKAEKRKSSQRSSEVLKELLKELDKAAHDVAGGDGYPGSRLGSRADAQGDGMGPQRAKSKAEKRKSSQRSSEVLKELLKELDKAAHVSPPEDTMLPMRSGYFYLVQLACFLLKVRDWGPVEKEALQEGGSRAAPVSDESTRAIQSAGVPVLSNPGEAHHAGMDDFLPKNAGVDGKRNTNVADPKDFQKYCIEGAMAILGSMLFGMGLCCAICLWRVRKKRLSAASQAQPNPSSYH